The DNA window GATTTGAACAAATGGATGTTTTCGAGCGCCCGGCCTGTTCCGATGGCAACGCAATCAAGCGGCTTTTCGGCCACAATGACCGGCATGCCTGTTTCCTGGGACAACACTTTGTCAAGGTTTCTCAAAAGCGCGCCGCCACCGGTCAGCACGATGCCGCGGTCCATAATGTCCGCGGCCAATTCGGGCGGACACTTTTCCAATGTAACCTTGACCGCATCGACAATGCTGTAAACCGTATCGGCAAGCGCATCGGCGATTTCATCCGAAGAGATGGAAATCGTGTTGGGCAGCCCCGTTACCAAATCGCGGCCGCGGATTTCCACCGTTTCTTTTTTCTCCATCTTTTTGGCCGATCCGATATCCATTTTCAACTGCTCGGCTGTTCGTTCGCCGATCATCAGGTTATAGTTGCGTTTGATATATTGGGCGATCGCTTCGTCGGCTTCGTCGCCGGCGATGCGAACGGAACGGCTGGTGACGATGCCGCCCAGCGAGATAACGGCGACTTCCGTCGTCCCGCCGCCGATGTCGACAACCATGCTGCCGGTCGGTTCCCAAACCGGCAAGTCAGCGCCAATCGCCGCGGCAAACGGTTCTTCAATGGTAAACGCTTCTTTTG is part of the Bacilli bacterium genome and encodes:
- a CDS encoding rod shape-determining protein, with product MFGNFTRDLGIDLGTANTLVYMKGKGIVLREPSVVAIRMDTKTIEAVGESAKRMIGRTPGNIQAVRPMKDGVIADFETTATMLKHFIRQALKPRSLFGRHPNVMVCVPSGITAVEQRAVEDATRQAGAKEAFTIEEPFAAAIGADLPVWEPTGSMVVDIGGGTTEVAVISLGGIVTSRSVRIAGDEADEAIAQYIKRNYNLMIGERTAEQLKMDIGSAKKMEKKETVEIRGRDLVTGLPNTISISSDEIADALADTVYSIVDAVKVTLEKCPPELAADIMDRGIVLTGGGALLRNLDKVLSQETGMPVIVAEKPLDCVAIGTGRALENIHLFKSKNGPAGRSKR